In one Streptomyces sp. NBC_01288 genomic region, the following are encoded:
- a CDS encoding TetR-like C-terminal domain-containing protein, which translates to MKTRPRAGLTATAVTEAAALVDEVGFDQLGMGLVAERLGIKPPSLYKHVTGQTDLAHRIAILAMNQCADAIRDAIQGRSGTEALARGAQAMRTFVKDHHGRYAAANAARPTGPDDPLIDALNRVVDSWAAMLHGYHIDPDQQIHALRMLRTVLHGYASLEAAGGFQFATDIDDSFTWMIDFIDHGLQETTATSTHSAPSRTTAPGVTL; encoded by the coding sequence TTGAAGACACGGCCTAGGGCCGGACTCACCGCCACGGCGGTCACCGAAGCCGCCGCCCTGGTCGACGAGGTCGGGTTCGACCAGCTCGGCATGGGCCTGGTCGCCGAACGGCTCGGGATCAAGCCCCCCTCGCTGTACAAGCACGTCACCGGCCAGACCGACCTCGCCCACCGGATCGCCATCCTGGCCATGAACCAGTGTGCCGACGCCATCCGCGACGCCATCCAGGGCCGGTCCGGCACCGAAGCCCTGGCCCGCGGCGCACAGGCGATGCGGACCTTCGTCAAGGACCACCACGGCCGATACGCCGCAGCCAACGCCGCCCGCCCGACCGGGCCCGACGACCCCCTCATCGACGCCCTCAACCGGGTGGTCGACTCCTGGGCCGCCATGCTCCACGGCTACCACATCGACCCCGACCAGCAGATCCACGCACTGCGGATGCTCCGCACCGTCCTGCACGGATACGCATCCCTGGAAGCAGCCGGCGGGTTCCAGTTCGCCACCGACATCGACGACAGCTTCACCTGGATGATCGACTTCATCGACCACGGCCTGCAGGAGACCACGGCCACCAGCACCCACAGCGCCCCCTCCCGCACGACCGCGCCGGGCGTGACGCTCTGA
- a CDS encoding alpha/beta fold hydrolase, whose product MKALQDMCKSKPTDAGTQLAHVTCPILVVEGSLDPDWADPRAEGEKIIADLPAGLGELAVIDGAGHYPHAQTPDQVLALALPFLAKTAPRA is encoded by the coding sequence ATGAAGGCCCTGCAGGACATGTGCAAGTCCAAGCCCACCGACGCCGGCACCCAGCTCGCCCACGTCACCTGCCCGATCCTGGTCGTCGAAGGGAGCCTGGACCCCGACTGGGCCGACCCCCGCGCCGAAGGGGAGAAGATCATCGCCGACCTGCCCGCCGGCCTCGGCGAGCTGGCCGTGATCGACGGCGCCGGCCACTACCCGCACGCCCAGACCCCCGACCAGGTCCTCGCGCTGGCCCTGCCATTCCTGGCCAAGACGGCCCCCCGTGCCTAG
- a CDS encoding SRPBCC domain-containing protein codes for MKPVLTAVIDIDATPQAVWDVLTDFAAYGEWSTFSAAEGTAQVGSRLTMRMPGMTFRPTVTVATPGQELRWVGTLGIKQLFHGRHSFVLSPNHDGTTRLTNHEEFSGALVTLIRPFLRTPKKDGYAAFNTGLKKRVEVRTGLGPGA; via the coding sequence ATGAAGCCGGTCCTCACCGCCGTTATTGACATCGACGCCACCCCGCAAGCGGTGTGGGACGTCCTCACCGACTTCGCCGCCTACGGCGAGTGGAGCACCTTCTCCGCAGCCGAGGGAACCGCTCAAGTGGGAAGCCGGCTCACGATGCGCATGCCGGGCATGACCTTCAGGCCCACGGTCACCGTCGCGACACCCGGCCAGGAACTGCGGTGGGTCGGCACGCTCGGCATCAAGCAGCTGTTCCACGGCCGGCACTCCTTCGTCCTTTCCCCCAACCACGACGGCACCACCCGCCTGACCAACCACGAGGAATTCTCCGGCGCCCTGGTCACCCTGATCCGGCCCTTCCTCAGAACACCCAAAAAAGACGGGTACGCCGCGTTCAACACCGGCCTCAAGAAGCGGGTGGAAGTCCGCACCGGGCTCGGGCCGGGTGCGTAG
- a CDS encoding MerR family transcriptional regulator, with translation MGRAAELLGTTQGFLRAIGEARLITPLRSKGGHRRYSRYQLRIAARARELVDHGTSVEAACRIIILEDQLEEAQRINAEYRRTAEAADPTSTA, from the coding sequence ATGGGCAGAGCCGCCGAACTGCTCGGCACCACGCAGGGCTTCCTCCGCGCCATCGGCGAAGCCCGCCTCATCACCCCGCTCCGCTCCAAGGGCGGACACCGCCGCTACTCCCGCTACCAGCTGCGCATCGCCGCCCGCGCCCGGGAACTCGTCGACCACGGCACGTCCGTCGAGGCCGCCTGCCGCATCATCATCCTCGAAGACCAGCTCGAAGAAGCCCAGCGCATCAACGCCGAATACCGCCGCACCGCGGAAGCGGCGGACCCGACGAGCACGGCCTGA
- a CDS encoding LacI family DNA-binding transcriptional regulator, translated as MVNIRDIAAEAGVSVATASRALTGRGRVSAATVERVRTIADRLQFQPNEIARSLSSGRSHSLGLIVPDITNPFFPELMAGAESAAKERGQTILLAASPEAESAREDLRLLRARGVDGFIVVGNPFDSAALLREAAGTQPLVVVDRAESITDISTVVTDHVEGAAIAVRHLLALGHTQIAHISGPSELDVTALRVCGYESEMRKAGLEPTIVEGGFTADCGANAVGRLLDGPEPPTAVTTANDIAAIGAMNAVFARGMRVPEDLSVVGYDNIALGALVRPALTTVAQEIGELGSRAVAELDRQMSGDHTVRTVLLGTRLVQRGTTKAAS; from the coding sequence GTGGTGAACATCCGTGACATCGCGGCTGAGGCCGGTGTGTCCGTGGCGACGGCGTCGCGTGCGCTCACCGGCAGGGGCCGGGTCTCAGCGGCGACGGTGGAGCGGGTGCGTACCATCGCGGATCGGCTGCAGTTCCAGCCGAACGAAATAGCTCGCAGCCTCTCCTCGGGCCGTTCCCACTCCCTCGGGCTGATCGTTCCGGACATCACGAACCCGTTCTTCCCGGAGCTCATGGCCGGTGCGGAGAGCGCGGCGAAGGAACGCGGGCAGACCATCCTGCTTGCCGCATCGCCAGAGGCGGAGTCGGCGCGGGAGGATCTCCGGTTGCTGCGTGCGCGCGGGGTCGACGGCTTCATCGTCGTGGGCAATCCGTTCGACTCCGCCGCGCTGCTGCGGGAGGCGGCCGGGACGCAACCGCTGGTTGTCGTCGACCGGGCGGAGTCGATCACCGACATCTCGACGGTCGTCACGGACCATGTCGAAGGCGCCGCAATCGCGGTGCGCCACCTGCTGGCGCTCGGGCACACCCAGATCGCCCACATCAGCGGCCCGTCCGAGCTCGATGTCACCGCGCTGCGTGTCTGCGGATACGAGAGCGAGATGCGCAAGGCCGGCCTCGAACCGACCATCGTCGAGGGCGGTTTCACCGCGGACTGCGGAGCCAACGCCGTGGGCCGGCTGCTTGACGGGCCCGAGCCGCCGACGGCCGTCACGACGGCGAACGACATCGCCGCCATCGGTGCCATGAACGCCGTGTTCGCCCGGGGCATGCGGGTGCCGGAGGACCTCAGCGTCGTCGGCTACGACAACATCGCGCTGGGGGCGCTCGTCCGTCCCGCCCTGACGACCGTCGCCCAGGAGATCGGGGAGCTGGGTTCGCGCGCCGTGGCGGAGCTCGACCGGCAGATGTCCGGCGATCACACGGTACGGACGGTCCTGCTCGGCACCCGTCTCGTCCAGCGCGGCACGACGAAGGCGGCGTCATGA
- a CDS encoding serine peptidase: MTTPAQAPLRIVAVHGVGNSFGSKVSGTRVEELRTLKAGAWTRQLTSGLGVAPDRLDLDFAYYADKLVTGPVAQGTGNPDLLDDPLAQEMLTAWARELGVPEEVSQGHATVALRGLASWVARRFDLAEGPLRVFIRLLFREVAAYLRAEDAPQRIAARDEVALRIAQHGPRIVIAHSLGSVVAYEALHAHPELQPELFLILGSPLALPRAVFERLIPAPQGAGQERRGTRTPGRTRWVNIADSGDPVAIPPRLGRFFDGITLDHTTVINALFGFYHAENYLRSATAAATIAPYLER; the protein is encoded by the coding sequence ATGACCACCCCCGCCCAGGCCCCCCTTCGAATCGTCGCCGTACACGGCGTGGGCAACAGCTTCGGCTCCAAGGTGTCCGGCACCCGCGTCGAAGAGTTGCGCACACTCAAGGCCGGCGCCTGGACACGGCAGCTGACCAGCGGTCTCGGTGTCGCCCCGGACCGGCTCGATCTGGACTTCGCGTACTACGCGGACAAGCTCGTCACCGGTCCGGTAGCCCAGGGGACAGGGAACCCCGACCTCCTGGACGACCCACTGGCACAGGAGATGCTCACGGCATGGGCGCGGGAGTTGGGGGTTCCCGAGGAGGTGTCGCAGGGCCACGCCACGGTGGCCCTGCGGGGACTGGCGTCCTGGGTGGCCCGCAGGTTCGACCTCGCCGAAGGCCCCCTGCGCGTCTTCATCCGGCTGCTGTTCCGCGAGGTGGCCGCCTACCTGCGAGCCGAGGACGCCCCGCAACGCATAGCGGCGCGCGACGAAGTGGCCCTGCGGATCGCCCAGCACGGACCGCGCATCGTCATCGCGCACTCACTGGGCTCCGTCGTCGCCTACGAAGCCCTGCACGCCCACCCGGAACTGCAACCCGAACTGTTCCTCATCCTGGGCTCTCCCCTGGCACTGCCCCGCGCCGTCTTCGAACGCCTCATCCCCGCACCGCAGGGCGCCGGCCAGGAACGGCGGGGAACACGCACGCCCGGCAGAACGCGCTGGGTCAACATCGCCGACTCCGGTGACCCCGTAGCCATCCCGCCCCGACTAGGTCGATTCTTCGACGGGATCACCCTGGACCACACCACCGTCATCAACGCCCTGTTCGGCTTCTACCACGCCGAGAATTACCTGCGATCCGCGACCGCCGCCGCCACCATCGCCCCCTACCTCGAACGATGA
- a CDS encoding IS3 family transposase, whose protein sequence is MLDDAFTGVQGELGITAACRLTGRSRATHYRRLRPPTERKPRKPQVQPSSLTPDERAAVLEMMNSDEYAEMPPAQIWARELDAGRYHCSVSTMYRILREKGQSGERRRQATHPAKTVPELVATGPSQVFTWDITKAAGPAKGIWYHAYVIIDIFSRYVVGHTVERAESALRAEELIRETITRNGIVPETVHADRGTSMTSKKVSQMLIDLGVTRSHSRPKTSNDNPYSEAHFKTTKYMSDYPERFDSLAHAREWFEAFIAYYNHEHRHSGIGWHTPASVHFGTAEEVRDQRAVTLAEAYACHPERFGRRPRPPRIPQQAWINDPAKRRESAPQTS, encoded by the coding sequence GTGCTCGACGACGCGTTCACCGGTGTCCAGGGCGAACTGGGCATCACGGCCGCGTGCCGGCTGACCGGCCGCTCCCGGGCCACCCACTACCGCCGGCTGCGGCCCCCGACCGAGCGAAAACCCAGAAAACCGCAGGTCCAGCCCTCATCCCTCACACCCGATGAGCGGGCGGCGGTCCTGGAGATGATGAACAGCGACGAGTACGCCGAGATGCCGCCCGCGCAGATCTGGGCCCGCGAGCTGGATGCCGGGCGTTACCACTGTTCCGTCTCCACGATGTACCGGATCCTGCGCGAGAAGGGGCAGTCCGGCGAGCGCCGCCGCCAGGCCACCCACCCGGCGAAGACGGTGCCCGAGCTGGTCGCCACCGGGCCCTCGCAGGTGTTCACCTGGGACATCACCAAGGCGGCCGGACCGGCCAAGGGCATCTGGTATCACGCCTACGTCATCATCGACATCTTCAGCCGCTACGTCGTCGGCCACACCGTCGAGCGGGCCGAATCAGCGCTGCGGGCCGAGGAGTTGATCCGCGAGACCATCACACGCAACGGCATCGTGCCCGAGACCGTCCACGCGGACCGCGGCACCTCGATGACGAGCAAGAAGGTCTCCCAGATGCTGATCGACCTCGGCGTCACCCGGTCGCACTCGCGGCCGAAGACCTCCAACGACAACCCCTACAGCGAGGCCCACTTCAAGACCACGAAGTACATGTCCGACTACCCCGAACGGTTCGACTCGCTGGCCCATGCCCGTGAGTGGTTCGAGGCGTTCATCGCGTACTACAACCACGAGCACCGGCATTCGGGCATCGGCTGGCACACACCGGCCAGCGTGCATTTCGGCACCGCCGAGGAGGTCCGCGACCAGCGTGCCGTCACCCTCGCCGAGGCCTACGCCTGCCACCCCGAACGCTTCGGCCGCCGCCCCCGACCACCCCGGATACCTCAGCAGGCATGGATCAACGACCCGGCCAAACGCAGAGAGTCCGCACCACAAACCTCATAG
- a CDS encoding purine-cytosine permease family protein → MSVDEKKGSAIETNGVNPVPLDERRGKPSGLFAVWFAWNVSILGVSYGIYVFGLGLNVWQTIVAGSLGYAISCTMVGVLAVGGPRTGLPTLVQTRFAFGIQGNRIPAFFAYLSNMGWKITIITLASTTGANLFGKLWPGVFADSHGSSSTFTIVIWFVLVLAVTMTVSVLGHEFIMRIEVWVSWVTGVMTLAFLGFVLPEVHWSHLGDSPAGGPFVFIGGVVMAMTMVGLGFLNYGGDFARYLRPDTPARGVVGWTAAGLSLPVVLLLIVGALLVGSDPELGAAAAADPIGALTDLLPMWFFVPFSVVIVVSLVSAAITGIYSSGLALMAVGVPLRRSATTSFNAVVIALGAFYLLFISNSFLDTFQSFLSLIAVMMGTMGGIQLVDFVRQHRMGWNTDMALPAGYGGRNGRWTALVSLGVGTVVGLGLVTSADPNFAKVTGFLLTKAGRDGVFGASSLGVVIAMVIAAALYAVLTYALGLDPRPDYSRASADDRAKKPAAVER, encoded by the coding sequence ATGAGCGTCGATGAGAAGAAGGGCAGCGCGATCGAGACGAACGGTGTCAATCCCGTTCCGCTCGACGAGCGCCGGGGCAAACCGAGCGGGCTCTTCGCGGTCTGGTTCGCCTGGAACGTCTCGATCCTGGGGGTCAGCTACGGGATCTACGTCTTCGGCCTGGGCCTGAACGTCTGGCAGACCATCGTGGCCGGATCCCTCGGGTACGCGATCTCCTGCACGATGGTCGGCGTACTCGCCGTCGGCGGTCCGCGCACCGGCCTTCCGACCCTGGTACAGACGAGGTTCGCCTTCGGTATCCAGGGCAACCGCATACCGGCGTTCTTCGCCTATCTCTCCAACATGGGCTGGAAGATCACCATCATCACGCTCGCCTCGACCACGGGCGCGAACCTCTTCGGGAAGCTGTGGCCGGGCGTCTTCGCCGACTCCCACGGGTCGAGCTCGACCTTCACCATCGTGATCTGGTTCGTCCTCGTTCTGGCCGTCACGATGACCGTGTCCGTGCTGGGACACGAGTTCATCATGCGGATCGAGGTGTGGGTCTCGTGGGTCACGGGCGTCATGACCCTCGCGTTCCTCGGGTTCGTACTCCCCGAGGTCCACTGGTCCCATCTCGGTGACTCGCCCGCGGGCGGACCGTTCGTCTTCATCGGCGGCGTCGTCATGGCGATGACGATGGTCGGCCTCGGGTTTCTCAACTACGGCGGGGATTTCGCCCGTTACCTGCGGCCGGACACCCCGGCGCGCGGTGTCGTCGGCTGGACCGCCGCCGGACTCAGCCTGCCCGTCGTGCTGCTGCTGATCGTCGGCGCCCTGCTGGTCGGCAGCGACCCCGAGCTCGGAGCTGCCGCCGCGGCCGATCCGATCGGCGCGCTCACCGATCTGCTGCCCATGTGGTTCTTCGTCCCCTTCTCCGTCGTCATCGTCGTCTCCCTCGTCTCCGCCGCCATCACCGGCATCTACAGCTCCGGGCTCGCACTGATGGCCGTCGGTGTCCCCCTGCGCCGCTCGGCGACGACCTCGTTCAACGCGGTGGTCATCGCTCTGGGCGCGTTCTACCTGCTGTTCATCTCGAACTCGTTCCTGGACACGTTCCAGTCGTTCCTGTCGCTGATCGCCGTGATGATGGGGACGATGGGCGGCATCCAGCTGGTCGACTTCGTACGCCAGCACCGGATGGGGTGGAACACGGACATGGCACTGCCGGCCGGATACGGCGGGCGCAACGGCCGCTGGACGGCCCTGGTCAGCCTCGGCGTCGGGACCGTCGTCGGGCTCGGCCTCGTCACCAGTGCCGACCCCAACTTCGCGAAGGTGACCGGCTTCCTGCTCACGAAGGCGGGCCGCGACGGAGTGTTCGGCGCCAGCAGTCTCGGCGTCGTCATCGCGATGGTGATCGCGGCGGCGCTCTACGCCGTGCTCACATACGCGCTGGGGCTCGATCCGCGGCCCGACTATTCACGTGCGTCAGCCGACGACCGTGCCAAGAAGCCCGCGGCGGTGGAGCGTTGA
- a CDS encoding nuclear transport factor 2 family protein — protein MADDEREQAVQAAIDGEMRLLDPEVRAVPARVLELLDPEFIEFGASGRRWDVESVLAATSGGSVSAESPVKVSEMSGVVLAPGVVHLTYCADNQGRRAWRSSVWRLTETGWRMYFHQGTLTS, from the coding sequence ATGGCGGATGATGAGCGTGAGCAGGCCGTGCAGGCTGCCATCGATGGAGAGATGCGGCTTCTCGATCCTGAGGTGCGAGCTGTCCCGGCTCGGGTCCTGGAGCTGTTGGACCCGGAGTTCATCGAGTTCGGGGCTTCTGGACGCCGGTGGGATGTGGAGTCGGTCCTCGCGGCGACGAGTGGTGGCTCGGTGTCCGCGGAGTCTCCTGTCAAGGTCAGTGAGATGTCCGGAGTCGTCCTTGCTCCGGGTGTCGTTCATCTGACGTACTGCGCCGACAATCAGGGCCGTCGGGCATGGAGGAGCTCTGTGTGGCGGCTGACGGAGACAGGCTGGCGGATGTACTTCCACCAGGGCACTTTGACGAGTTGA
- a CDS encoding VOC family protein, with protein sequence MSMIKQFQVTFDCAEPARLAGFWCEVLGYVVPPIPSGFATWEHYHRSLPPEDQVIYFACSDPSGVGPRLLFQRVPEGKVVKNRLHLDVRAGIGLVGEERLATLEAECARLVALGAGHVRTMRADGENESCIVMQDIEGNEFCLD encoded by the coding sequence ATGTCCATGATCAAGCAGTTCCAAGTGACCTTCGACTGCGCGGAACCTGCGCGTCTCGCCGGCTTCTGGTGCGAGGTGCTGGGGTACGTCGTACCTCCGATCCCGTCTGGGTTCGCCACTTGGGAGCACTACCATCGGTCACTGCCGCCTGAGGATCAGGTGATCTACTTCGCGTGTAGTGATCCCTCGGGTGTGGGCCCGCGCCTGCTCTTCCAGCGTGTTCCCGAAGGGAAGGTCGTCAAGAACCGGCTGCACCTTGACGTGCGGGCCGGTATCGGGCTCGTGGGTGAGGAGCGCCTGGCCACGCTTGAAGCGGAATGCGCACGGCTGGTCGCGCTTGGCGCGGGACATGTGCGAACGATGCGTGCCGACGGCGAGAACGAGTCCTGCATTGTGATGCAGGACATTGAGGGCAACGAGTTCTGTCTCGACTGA
- a CDS encoding RbsD/FucU family protein, with amino-acid sequence MLKGLNPLLTPDLLHALAAMGHGDTIAIVDRNFPAHSLSDRVIDLAAAGVVETGEAIFSLLPLDTFVPSPLARMEIVGDPDTIPDVQAEFIRAASRSADRSLDVEPIERHAFYSRTKGAFAVVKTGETRPYGCFLAAKGVLPEPVRPSESSTSPSTTTPYRP; translated from the coding sequence ATGCTTAAGGGACTCAACCCGCTCCTCACCCCAGACCTGCTCCACGCCCTCGCCGCGATGGGGCACGGCGACACGATCGCGATCGTCGACCGCAACTTCCCGGCGCACTCGCTGAGCGATCGCGTCATCGACCTGGCCGCAGCGGGCGTCGTCGAAACCGGCGAGGCCATCTTCAGCTTGCTGCCCCTCGACACCTTCGTGCCGTCACCGCTCGCACGGATGGAGATCGTCGGAGACCCGGACACGATTCCCGATGTGCAGGCCGAGTTCATCCGTGCCGCCTCGCGGTCCGCCGATCGCTCTCTCGATGTGGAGCCGATCGAACGCCATGCCTTCTACTCCCGGACGAAGGGCGCGTTCGCGGTCGTCAAGACCGGCGAGACACGGCCGTACGGCTGCTTCCTGGCCGCCAAGGGTGTACTGCCGGAGCCGGTCCGCCCATCCGAGAGTTCTACCAGCCCATCGACCACGACTCCGTACAGGCCCTAA
- a CDS encoding STAS domain-containing protein codes for MGIDNGHPDFAPYGTDSLPEHFPPPGRHARSRLDRGVVVVEFCGVIDLSNIPEIRAYTDAVTARHGVRLIVDLRPVEFLDCSTLGVLCRIRRRLLERDGHLALVCVRSWHLGILKAAGLHTLFEPLATLEDAWNHGGATRRQPSRGG; via the coding sequence ATGGGCATCGACAACGGGCACCCGGATTTCGCCCCGTACGGCACCGACTCGCTGCCGGAACACTTTCCGCCACCGGGCCGGCACGCGCGAAGCCGCCTCGACCGGGGTGTCGTCGTGGTCGAGTTCTGCGGGGTCATCGACCTGAGCAACATCCCTGAGATCCGGGCCTATACCGACGCCGTGACCGCCCGGCACGGTGTCCGTCTGATCGTGGACCTGCGACCGGTGGAATTCCTCGACTGTTCCACCCTCGGTGTGCTCTGCCGGATCCGGCGCAGGCTCCTCGAACGCGATGGGCACCTCGCCCTGGTCTGCGTCCGTTCCTGGCACCTGGGGATCCTCAAGGCCGCAGGGCTCCACACGCTCTTCGAGCCTCTCGCCACGCTGGAAGACGCCTGGAATCACGGAGGGGCAACCCGCCGACAGCCTTCACGGGGCGGATGA
- a CDS encoding alpha/beta fold hydrolase, with amino-acid sequence MCILHFFFHDRLWIRRFSRYRVEANPRCLPCHGLPGPHYRVANVDIRGCGESSLGWDGYSRTDIAGDLVAVVRHLGGPAVIIGQSISGGAATIAAATAPDVISGVIELAPFTRAQPVDLGGLIRVKRFRTGSEDFKSSETVVTL; translated from the coding sequence ATGTGCATCCTGCACTTCTTTTTCCATGACAGGTTATGGATTCGTAGGTTCTCACGGTATCGGGTTGAGGCGAACCCCAGATGCCTGCCTTGTCACGGGCTTCCCGGACCGCACTACCGGGTCGCGAACGTCGACATCCGCGGGTGCGGTGAGTCCAGCCTCGGCTGGGACGGTTACAGCCGCACCGACATCGCCGGAGATCTGGTCGCCGTCGTGCGTCACCTCGGCGGCCCGGCCGTGATCATCGGGCAGTCGATCAGCGGCGGCGCCGCGACCATCGCGGCCGCCACTGCGCCCGACGTGATCAGCGGAGTGATCGAGCTGGCTCCGTTCACCCGTGCGCAGCCGGTCGACCTGGGCGGGCTGATCCGGGTCAAGCGTTTCCGGACCGGGTCGGAAGATTTCAAGTCCAGTGAGACGGTCGTGACGCTATGA